A stretch of DNA from Arachis hypogaea cultivar Tifrunner chromosome 19, arahy.Tifrunner.gnm2.J5K5, whole genome shotgun sequence:
GATTCTTCGGTAAATGATCCTTCCTCAAACCTATAATCTTAATAACTTAAAACATTGTTTTCTTTCGTTCATCTATGAAATTTAGTTTTTAGTCCTTAATGTCAGTGttgattacttttttatttattttgggaaATTCTAGATAGGAGTAAATGCAGATTGGATGATTAAAATCTCAATTCGATCTACACTAAAGAATTCAATATCCccgtttttaaatttgaatttgattagATCGAATGTCGCGATGTAtctacaaaacaaaaaatatcttaaaaatatctttaaaagattatttttattaaaaatatcaataaaattctttttttaatttttttaaatatatttactcttaaaataatattaaacatatttttttaaataataaaattaaaataatacaacatatatgataaatattagttaaaataaaacataaaaagaatatttagtctaattttttttgtaagaaaaatattggtgttttagTTAAAAACGAAATTATTTAATGTAATTACATGTGGGTAGATTTTTTAGGTGAGAAGTCAACACCTGAAGGTGTGTTGCAACACGTAGAGGACGTGTTCAACGCGTGGCAATATCCTGGCCAACACTCGGGAGCGCGTTGAACACGTGGTAACATCTTGGCCAACACGTAAGAGCGTATTGAATAATTTGTACAATACTGTAATACCCTTTAAAtgtcaatattcaaccaaaataTCATAtctattttcatattaaaaataattcttgcttatttatttatttttacagaTCCGCGGATATACAGATGTCTACATAAAATTCGCAATCCAATTTTATTAGTGTGCGGATCGATTCATATCTACAATTTTCGGATCAGATTCAGATAAGCACCGCGGATATATACATCGAATCCGATTGAACACCCTATTCttgatttaattttgtttttaatatgaaaaatctCGTGCATTTTGCCAGATGCCTTAtagacttcaaaattcaaatgctTCCCTTTTCAGATTAACATTTTTATGATGTTATGCTTGCTGTTAGGAGAAAGTAATGGACCGAATATCTATTCTGCCAAAAACTATACTTCACGACATCCTCGGAAGGTTGCCAGACAAAGATGCTGCTAAGACTAGTGTTTTGTCAAAGTCATGGAGCGAAACATGGTTTTCATTTCCCATAGTGGCTGCTTTGAGCAAGGATTTTTTTTATATCCCTGAGTTATCATTATCTTCAGAAGATCCTCTTTTGCTTAGCGAATTAGATATATTCATTGAGTATGTGAGTAAAAGATTGAGGAGGCTCCATGACCAAGGCTTAGCGGTCAAAGAACTTAAGCTCGATATGGAAGATGTATGTGATAGTATGCCTGTGTCTCAGTCCCACCATATTGATAAATGGATACAGATGGCAAGTGAAAGTGGTGTCGAAGTACTACAGCTTCACGTCCCTATTATCAATGACCAATTTTATAACCTTCCACTTTGTCTTGCTGAAGCCAAGTCACTCACTAAGTTGGTGTTGAGTGGGGGAATCAGACTTGACCCAGTATTCTTAAACCATTCACTCAAGTTTTTCTCAGTGAGAACATTGCTTTTTCATTTTATACTTGTTGGAGATGAAAGGGTTATGGAGCATTTCATTTCACATTGTCCTCTGGTTGAAAATTTAACTCTTATTCATTGTCTTGGATATAAACCTTCAAGTGTACCACCTGGTTCTAGGGCCTACCTTGTGAAATCGTTAAGCTTGCATGGTCTACAAAAGCTGAAGCAAGTTGATGTTCAAGGAATAGGAGAGGTATATATTGATGCT
This window harbors:
- the LOC112776754 gene encoding F-box/LRR-repeat protein At3g58900-like, with protein sequence MDRISILPKTILHDILGRLPDKDAAKTSVLSKSWSETWFSFPIVAALSKDFFYIPELSLSSEDPLLLSELDIFIEYVSKRLRRLHDQGLAVKELKLDMEDVCDSMPVSQSHHIDKWIQMASESGVEVLQLHVPIINDQFYNLPLCLAEAKSLTKLVLSGGIRLDPVFLNHSLKFFSVRTLLFHFILVGDERVMEHFISHCPLVENLTLIHCLGYKPSSVPPGSRAYLVKSLSLHGLQKLKQVDVQGIGEVYIDAQNIENLSYHGTIVDASFKLNLGSYKNLRRLSLCFVRRADMWLHERLPKIPFLESLMLKDCSLCERINISGSQLKFLELTNCSNLKEINIDAPNLLSCEYSGKDEPIISFRRISNQLEVNARILMNHQDVDRLRQFIQNIKPQEVLTSLSLFVIHQHSIIESLGTLPGSSSPPSIKHVQLCCVSHRQTQYFPVMSLLLSSCFPETISFSLKYNFNMRAFMVLCYCLPIFCFIFSFTTLL